Below is a window of Tsuneonella deserti DNA.
TGGTCGTGGTGTTGAAGCTCTGGGTGATGCTGACGAAGCTCGCTTCAGCCCGGTCGAGCACCTCGACGATCTTCGAGAAGTCGGTGAGGCTGCGGGTCAGCCGGTCGATCTTGTAGAGAAGAATGATATCGACCTTTCCCGCATCGATGTCTGCAAGCAAGCGCTTGAGGCCAGGCCGCTCCATGTGGCCGCCCGAAAACCCGCCGTCGTCGTAGCGATCGTCCACCAGCACCCAGCCCTCGTGGCGCTGACTCAGAGCGTAGGCAGCGCACGCCTCGTACTGCGCATCAAGGCTGTTGAATTCCTGCTCGAGTCCGTCCTCGGTCGATTTGCGGGTGTAGACCGCGCAGCGCAGGACCTTCTCAGCCATTGCCGGTCAGTCCGAAGAAGCGCGGGCCCGACCAGTGGGCACCGGTGACGTGGCGAGCGATCTCGCTCAAGGAGCGCCACGTGCGGTCGGCGAAGGCAAAGCCCTGCTCCAGCACTTCTACAGTTACGGTCTGCCCGTTCCACTCGCGCACGAGCCGGGTGCCCGGTGTGAGCTGGACCTTCGGGGGAGGAGGCGGGGCTGCTCCGCCTTGCGAGGTAACCCGCACAAGCTCGCGCGCGACAAGCGCTGGCAGCGCAGCGTGGCGGCGCTCCTGCAGGCGCTGTGCGAGCAGGCGGCGCAACAGGGCCGTGGGAACCGAGGGAGGGGATGCCCCCTCCATACCGATCCACTTCTCTTTTAGCTGCGCTGGCGAGAGGTCCGCCAGAGCCGCGAGTTCGGCTTCGAGTCGGCTCACTGCGACACCGATCCGACTATCGCGTAGCGGCTGAGGCCGTCGAGCTTTGTCCGCTCTATCGCGTGGCCTTTCTTCCTGAGGGCCGTCAGTGCCGCGCGGGCGGAGTGGGGCAGC
It encodes the following:
- a CDS encoding DUF2924 domain-containing protein — encoded protein: MSRLEAELAALADLSPAQLKEKWIGMEGASPPSVPTALLRRLLAQRLQERRHAALPALVARELVRVTSQGGAAPPPPPKVQLTPGTRLVREWNGQTVTVEVLEQGFAFADRTWRSLSEIARHVTGAHWSGPRFFGLTGNG